Proteins from a genomic interval of Geotrypetes seraphini chromosome 7, aGeoSer1.1, whole genome shotgun sequence:
- the MYF6 gene encoding myogenic factor 6: protein MTYVTELIKFLLGVRLYFEPSRSSDRQRDQEKSMVMDLFETSSYFFYLDGENGALQQLDITEGSPFYPGSDDTLSPCQDQIPAEAGSDSSGEEHVLPPPGLQPHCPGQCLIWACKTCKRKSAPTDRRKAATLRERRRLKKINEAFEALKRRTVANPNQRLPKVEILRSAISYIERLQDLLHRLDEQDKIQQTGEDPFAYSPKHAHISTSDFLSTCSSEWQNVSDHSKTQAISPKEGGPVIESSASCSLRCLSSIVNSISSEEPKLPGRVEDLVEK, encoded by the exons ATGACTTATGTCACTGAACTAATTAAATTCCTTCTGGGGGTCCGCTTGTATTTTGAGCCATCACGAAGTTCAGACAGGCAGAGAGACCAAGAGAAAAGCATGGTGATGGACCTTTTCGAGACTAGTTCCTATTTCTTCTATCTGGATGGAGAGAACGGAGCCCTTCAGCAGCTGGACATAACCGAAGGATCTCCTTTCTATCCGGGCAGCGACGACACCTTGTCCCCTTGTCAGGACCAAATACCCGCCGAGGCAGGCAGTGACAGCAGCGGGGAAGAGCACGTGCTGCCTCCCCCCGGCCTCCAGCCCCACTGCCCTGGCCAGTGTCTAATATGGGCCTGCAAAACGTGCAAGCGAAAATCAGCCCCGACCGACCGACGGAAAGCCGCCACCCTGCGAGAGCGGAGGAGACTAAAGAAGATCAACGAGGCCTTCGAGGCTCTGAAAAGAAGAACCGTGGCTAACCCGAATCAGAGGCTACCCAAGGTGGAAATCCTTCGTAGTGCCATAAGTTACATCGAGAGGCTGCAAGATCTGCTCCACCGACTGGACGAACAGGACAAAATCCAGCAAACTGGAGAGGACCCCTTCGCCTACAGCCCCAAGCATGCACAC ATCTCCACGTCAGACTTCTTGAGCACCTGCAGCTCAGAATGGCAAAACGTCTCTGATCATTCCAAAACACAAGCGATCAGCCCTAAAGAAG GAGGACCTGTCATTGAATCTTCAGCCTCCTGCAGCCTCCGTTGTCTCTCCTCTATAGTCAACAGCATTTCATCGGAGGAGCCGAAACTGCCCGGCAGGGTCGAGGACTTGGTAGAAAAGTAG